The Arctopsyche grandis isolate Sample6627 chromosome 10, ASM5162203v2, whole genome shotgun sequence genome window below encodes:
- the LOC143918063 gene encoding trehalose transporter 1-like protein, translated as MAVASVSSWRQYVVALSATLIAAAAGTTVGWTSPTLPFLLSENSTIPITSDQSSWIASLMILTSSTSPLPASYMADHIGRKPTLLLAAIPYIIGWLNIMEATSVLTLYIGRMILGLGYGIVYTTAPMYLGEIASDEVRGSVAALITVMSKVGILAQYCIGPYVSFAMLVGVNMSLPVAFILTFMCLPESPYYDLRRNKRENAEKSLKFLRGRDNNKAELDSMEKLVSEEMKHESRWRDVLQIDGNRRALIIILGIYTTQQFCGSTAIISYAQQIFGQAGSMLGAEKACIVLGSVQLFTSTISSLLVDRIGRKPLLLASSFGVGFSNLIVGLYFLMKYYNVECISSISWLPVLTIVIFICSYTIGLATVPFAVTSEMFPTNIKSKATCVIQTYTALSTFAVTKLYQVVADGLGTHVAFLGFAGCSFAGLVFIFIFLPEMKGQSFETIQDRLNIRPKVVSVKDMPDDEV; from the exons ATGGCAGTTGCTAGTGTTTCCAGCTGGAGACAGTACGTAGTGGCTCTGAGCG cGACCTTAATCGCAGCTGCTGCTGGAACGACCGTAGGATGGACATCTCCTACTTTGCCTTTTCTGCTATCGGAAAACTCTACAATTCCGATAACTTCGGACCAATCGTCTTGGATAGCGTCTCTCATGATTCTGACATCCTCAACAAGCCCTTTGCCGGCGTCATACATGGCAGATCACATTGGACGAAAACCGACTTTATTGCTCGCTGCTATTCCGTATATTATAGGCTGGTTAAATATAATGGAAGCTACTTCTGTACTCACTTTATACATTGGTAGAATGATTTTAGGTTTAGGATATGGAATTGTTTATACGACAGCTCCCATGTATCTTGGAGAAATTGCTTCAGATGAAGTCAGAGGCTCCGTGGCAGCTTTGATTACTGTCATGTCTAAG GTTGGCATCTTAGCCCAATATTGCATCGGTCCTTACGTTTCCTTTGCAATGCTCGTCGGTGTAAACATGTCGTTGCCCGTCGCATTTATTCTGACCTTTATGTGTTTGCCCGAATCGCCTTATTACGATCTGAGGCGCAACAAGAGAGAAAACGCTGAAAAATCTCTGAAGTTTCTCAGAGGTCGAGATAACAACAAGGCAGAATTGGACTCAATGGAAAAGCTCGTGAGTGAAGAGATGAAGCACGAGAGCAGATGGAGGGATGTATTGCAAATAGATGGCAATAGAAGAGCTCTGATTATAATTTTAGGAATTTATACAACACAGCAGTTTTGTGGAAGTACAGCTATCATATCATACGCTCAACAGATATTTGGACAAGCTGGAAGTATGCTTGGAGCTGAAAAAGCTTGCATAGTTCTGGGTAGTGTACAGCTGTTCACATCTACAATATCTTCATTATTAGTAGATCGAATTGGTAGGAAACCTCTCCTACTGGCGTCTTCCTTTGGAGTCGGTTTCTCCAATTTAATAGTAGGCTTGTACTTtcttatgaaatattataacgtGGAGTGTATATCTAGTATAAGTTGGTTACCTGTATTGACAATTGTGATATTTATTTGTTCCTATACAATAGGATTAGCTACTGTTCCTTTTGCAGTGACGTCTGAGATGTTTCCTACTAATATTAAATCTAAGGCTACTTGTGTCATCCAAACTTACACTGCCCTATCTACATTCGCCGTTACAAAGCTATACCAAGTTGTGGCTGATGGTTTGGGTACACATGTTGCTTTTTTGGGTTTCGCTGGTTGCTCGTTCGCAGGTCttgttttcatatttatctTCTTGCCCGAAATGAAAGGACAGTCTTTCGAAACCATTCAGGATCGTCTCAATATCAGACCTAAAGTTGTAAGTGTCAAAGACATGCCAGATGATgaagtttaa